Proteins encoded together in one Polaribacter reichenbachii window:
- a CDS encoding mobile mystery protein B, translating into MGLDLNYNEGQTPLDEEEKEGLKIKSITTQREHNEFEQLNIEKAVEWIIKTNSKPENILTEKFIKNLHKKMYADVWKWAGEFRKTDKNIGIKWTLIAIELKNLFDDTKFWIENKTFSPDEIAIRFKHRIVSIHCFPNGNGRHSRLMADIIMESIFAKEIFSWHKSNMVKADETRKKYIIALRTADNGDIMPLLSFAKN; encoded by the coding sequence ATGGGATTAGATTTAAATTATAATGAAGGACAAACTCCTTTAGATGAAGAAGAAAAAGAGGGTCTTAAAATAAAATCGATTACTACACAAAGAGAACACAACGAATTTGAACAATTAAATATAGAAAAAGCTGTAGAATGGATTATAAAAACAAATTCAAAACCTGAAAATATATTAACTGAAAAGTTTATAAAAAATTTGCATAAAAAGATGTATGCTGATGTTTGGAAATGGGCAGGTGAATTTCGTAAAACTGATAAGAATATTGGAATAAAATGGACATTAATAGCAATTGAATTAAAAAATTTGTTTGACGACACTAAATTTTGGATAGAAAATAAAACTTTTTCACCTGATGAAATTGCAATAAGATTTAAACATAGAATCGTATCTATTCACTGTTTTCCGAATGGAAATGGAAGGCATTCAAGACTAATGGCTGATATTATTATGGAATCCATTTTTGCTAAAGAAATTTTTAGTTGGCATAAGTCGAATATGGTGAAAGCAGATGAAACAAGGAAAAAATATATTATAGCATTGAGAACCGCAGATAATGGAGATATAATGCCTTTATTATCATTTGCTAAAAACTAA
- a CDS encoding CorA family divalent cation transporter codes for MEKEFLKQTSLISYSENNYQKNKYDAISDIILSNKIPSTEWVNTYGHKFSEIFKTIVNNNKLDDFLIKLFMDEEHSNKVILLDDLVFVSTRVLITKSETLESEQMLFIVSSSYLWSIQEKEGDYFDWIRERLEANKGIVRKKKTDYLLFLILESIVDNYQETYQKNAALSADKLNSTQIKPTPEFTAAVEKRKQELFNFKKATLSLRDTIIKLEKIEIDNFDIKYFSELKEQTNNLTSNIDFELQELESKINLIFSIQGHRLNEVMKTLTIFSVIFIPLTFLAGIYGMNFENIPELKYKYGYFILLGIMVLVTAAAVWYFKRKKWF; via the coding sequence ATGGAGAAGGAATTTTTAAAACAGACATCATTGATTAGTTATTCTGAAAATAATTATCAAAAGAATAAATATGATGCTATTTCTGATATTATTTTATCAAACAAAATACCTTCTACAGAATGGGTAAATACTTACGGACATAAATTTTCTGAGATTTTTAAGACCATTGTAAACAATAATAAATTAGATGATTTTTTGATAAAATTATTTATGGATGAAGAGCATTCTAATAAAGTTATTTTATTAGATGATTTGGTTTTTGTTTCTACACGTGTTTTAATTACAAAAAGTGAAACTTTAGAATCTGAACAAATGCTTTTTATAGTTTCTTCTAGTTATTTATGGAGTATTCAAGAAAAAGAAGGCGATTATTTTGATTGGATTCGTGAGCGTTTAGAAGCGAATAAAGGTATTGTTAGAAAGAAAAAAACGGATTATTTATTGTTTTTAATTTTAGAATCTATTGTAGACAATTACCAAGAAACGTATCAAAAAAATGCAGCGTTAAGTGCAGACAAATTAAACTCTACTCAAATAAAACCAACTCCAGAATTTACTGCTGCAGTAGAAAAAAGAAAGCAAGAATTATTTAATTTTAAAAAAGCAACTTTAAGTTTAAGAGATACTATTATTAAACTCGAAAAAATAGAAATTGATAATTTTGATATCAAATATTTTAGCGAATTAAAAGAGCAAACGAATAATTTAACTTCGAATATTGATTTTGAATTGCAAGAATTAGAAAGTAAAATAAACTTAATTTTTAGTATTCAAGGTCACAGATTAAATGAAGTCATGAAAACCTTAACTATCTTTTCTGTAATATTTATTCCGCTTACTTTTTTAGCTGGTATTTACGGAATGAATTTTGAAAACATCCCAGAATTAAAATACAAATATGGTTACTTTATTTTACTGGGAATTATGGTTCTGGTAACTGCTGCTGCTGTTTGGTATTTTAAACGTAAAAAGTGGTTTTAA
- a CDS encoding cyclase family protein, translating to MKATVEYNSRKIIVDISNPIDISIPIDSSKKNVNAWYTDGPKISAETQEGYEISVVNGAVVNFNSIHFNPHSHITHTECVGHITKEVHSVNKNLKYFIFLAEVVTIAPLFHNGDFLIGVKQLKTALKNKKRDAIVIRTLPNLEDKKSMEYSNTNPTYLSEKAAIYLREKGIKHLLIDLPSVDKEKDDGKLLSHNAFWNTAGEIRMDATITEFIYVPNDVEDGEYLLNLMIAPFENDATPSKPVLYEILK from the coding sequence ATGAAAGCAACAGTAGAATACAACTCAAGAAAAATAATAGTAGATATTTCTAATCCTATAGATATTTCAATTCCAATTGATTCATCAAAAAAAAATGTAAATGCTTGGTATACAGATGGACCAAAGATTTCTGCAGAAACCCAAGAAGGTTATGAAATTAGTGTTGTAAATGGTGCAGTTGTAAACTTTAACAGTATTCATTTTAATCCACATTCGCACATTACACATACAGAATGTGTAGGTCATATTACCAAAGAAGTACATTCTGTAAATAAAAATTTAAAATATTTTATTTTTTTGGCAGAGGTTGTAACGATTGCTCCTTTGTTTCATAATGGAGATTTTTTAATTGGTGTAAAACAATTAAAAACAGCTTTAAAAAATAAAAAACGAGATGCTATTGTAATTCGTACGCTACCCAATTTAGAAGATAAAAAAAGTATGGAATACTCGAACACTAATCCTACCTATTTGTCAGAAAAAGCGGCCATTTATTTGCGAGAAAAAGGCATAAAACATTTGTTAATAGATTTACCTTCCGTAGATAAAGAAAAGGATGATGGTAAACTATTATCGCACAATGCTTTTTGGAATACTGCTGGAGAAATTAGAATGGATGCAACTATTACAGAATTTATTTATGTGCCAAATGATGTAGAAGATGGTGAGTATTTATTAAATTTGATGATTGCACCTTTTGAGAATGATGCCACACCAAGTAAACCTGTTTTGTATGAAATTTTAAAATAA
- a CDS encoding DUF4920 domain-containing protein: protein MKNLIKFCAVFLLVFTACKNGKEEKTTEVKEEKLAMNFDSFGDKITSDKAMSSDEMLAKFNTLSVGDTVNVKFASKINEVCSKKGCWMKLPVGETETMVRFKDYGFFMPLDSKDREVIVEGKAFLKETSVDELKHYAEDAGKSEEEIAKITAPKKEFAFEANGVLMKK from the coding sequence ATGAAAAATTTGATAAAATTCTGTGCAGTATTTCTTTTAGTATTTACAGCTTGTAAAAATGGGAAAGAAGAAAAAACTACAGAAGTTAAAGAAGAAAAATTAGCAATGAATTTCGATTCTTTTGGTGATAAAATTACTTCGGATAAAGCAATGTCTTCGGATGAAATGCTGGCAAAATTTAATACATTAAGTGTTGGTGATACTGTAAACGTAAAATTTGCATCTAAAATAAACGAGGTTTGTTCTAAAAAAGGATGTTGGATGAAATTACCTGTTGGTGAAACTGAAACTATGGTACGTTTTAAAGATTATGGTTTTTTTATGCCTTTAGATTCTAAAGACAGAGAAGTTATTGTAGAAGGTAAAGCATTTTTAAAAGAAACTTCTGTAGATGAATTAAAACATTATGCAGAAGATGCTGGTAAATCTGAAGAAGAAATAGCAAAAATTACAGCACCTAAAAAAGAATTTGCTTTTGAAGCAAATGGTGTTTTAATGAAAAAATAA
- the mnmD gene encoding tRNA (5-methylaminomethyl-2-thiouridine)(34)-methyltransferase MnmD, with translation MKREIIITSDGSTSIHLPDWNEQYHSKHGAIQEAYHVFINAGLEHFYDDFITNSDKKEDEISILEIGFGTGLNTFITFLEGKKKSLKVNYVGVEAYPVLDDEIEKLNYVSELKVKEYQPEFDKIHSVSWDKRHQISDTFKLTKRKQFFEHIEDENKIDLIYFDAFGATNQPELWTEAIFLKMFKALKKEGILTTYSAKGSVRRAMQAVGFTVERLAGPPGKREMLRATKK, from the coding sequence GTGAAGAGAGAAATTATAATAACTTCTGATGGATCAACATCCATACATTTACCAGATTGGAATGAACAATACCATTCTAAACATGGAGCTATACAAGAAGCGTATCACGTTTTTATAAATGCAGGTTTAGAGCATTTTTATGATGATTTTATTACTAATTCTGATAAAAAAGAGGATGAAATTTCAATTTTAGAAATAGGTTTTGGTACAGGTTTAAATACTTTTATTACTTTTTTAGAAGGTAAAAAAAAGAGTTTAAAAGTTAATTATGTGGGTGTAGAAGCTTATCCTGTTTTAGATGATGAAATTGAAAAACTGAATTATGTTTCAGAATTAAAAGTAAAAGAATATCAACCAGAATTTGATAAAATACATTCAGTTTCTTGGGATAAGAGACATCAGATTTCTGATACATTTAAGCTCACAAAAAGAAAGCAATTCTTTGAGCATATAGAAGATGAAAATAAAATTGATCTTATTTATTTTGATGCTTTTGGTGCAACAAATCAACCAGAATTATGGACAGAGGCTATTTTCTTAAAAATGTTTAAAGCATTAAAAAAAGAAGGAATCTTAACTACATATTCTGCAAAAGGAAGCGTTAGAAGAGCAATGCAAGCTGTTGGTTTTACTGTAGAAAGGTTAGCAGGTCCTCCAGGGAAAAGAGAAATGCTAAGAGCAACGAAAAAGTAG
- a CDS encoding mobile mystery protein A, translated as MRNKNKLLIAQLDEKLILFKEAEKILVPSKGWINTIRTSLNMTREQLGMKLNLTKGGIQKIEEREATGQITLNKLKDAGRALNMKFIYGFVPEDGTIENLINLKAEKLARKIVLRTNQNMKLEDQAISEKKIEESINDLADELKREMSKSLWD; from the coding sequence ATGAGAAACAAAAATAAACTACTCATAGCACAATTGGATGAAAAATTAATCCTTTTTAAAGAAGCAGAAAAGATTTTGGTTCCTTCAAAAGGTTGGATTAATACTATTAGAACTTCTCTTAATATGACAAGAGAACAATTAGGAATGAAATTAAATTTGACCAAAGGCGGAATTCAAAAAATTGAAGAACGAGAAGCTACAGGTCAAATAACATTAAATAAATTAAAAGATGCAGGTAGGGCCTTAAATATGAAATTTATTTATGGATTTGTTCCTGAAGATGGTACCATTGAAAATTTAATTAATTTAAAGGCAGAAAAGTTAGCACGTAAAATTGTTTTGAGAACAAATCAAAATATGAAATTAGAAGATCAAGCGATCAGTGAAAAGAAAATTGAAGAATCTATAAATGATTTGGCAGATGAATTAAAAAGGGAAATGAGCAAATCGTTATGGGATTAG
- the ruvC gene encoding crossover junction endodeoxyribonuclease RuvC, which produces MAIEKIILGIDPGTTIMGFGIIKVVGKKMEFIQMNELILKKYDDHYLKLKLIFERTVELIDTYHPDEIAIEAPFFGKNVQSMLKLGRAQGVAMAAGLSREVPITEYLPKKIKMAITGNGSASKEQVALMLKSLLNLKTLPKNLDATDGLAAAVCHYYNSGKVVGGKNYTGWASFVKQNEKRVKK; this is translated from the coding sequence TTGGCAATAGAAAAAATTATTTTAGGTATCGATCCAGGAACAACAATAATGGGTTTTGGCATTATAAAAGTTGTTGGTAAAAAGATGGAATTTATTCAAATGAATGAATTGATCTTAAAAAAATACGATGACCATTACCTAAAATTAAAACTCATTTTTGAAAGAACTGTAGAGTTAATAGATACATATCATCCAGATGAAATTGCTATTGAAGCCCCTTTTTTTGGTAAAAATGTACAATCTATGTTAAAGTTGGGTAGAGCACAAGGTGTTGCTATGGCTGCAGGTTTATCTAGAGAAGTACCAATTACAGAGTATTTGCCAAAGAAAATTAAAATGGCAATTACAGGAAATGGAAGTGCAAGTAAAGAACAAGTGGCTCTAATGCTAAAATCGCTTTTAAATTTAAAAACTTTACCAAAAAATTTAGATGCTACAGATGGTTTAGCAGCTGCAGTTTGCCATTATTATAATTCTGGTAAAGTTGTAGGTGGTAAGAATTATACAGGTTGGGCAAGTTTTGTGAAACAGAATGAGAAGCGTGTAAAAAAGTAA
- a CDS encoding 5-formyltetrahydrofolate cyclo-ligase, whose protein sequence is MKKAELRKIYKQKRQNLSSDEIRQLQESIYNQIYDLDITNINTIHIFLTLEKFQEIDTKPIIDYFRNQNKKIVVSKSNFTNNTLTHFYLEKDTQIELNKYGIPEPKNAKPVSETALDLVFVPLLISDIQNYRIGYGKGFYDRFLTNCRKDVKKIGLNFFKPISKIEDLNAFDIALDQVFYPKESN, encoded by the coding sequence ATGAAAAAAGCCGAACTTAGAAAAATATACAAACAAAAAAGGCAAAATTTATCTTCGGATGAAATTCGTCAACTTCAAGAAAGTATCTACAATCAGATTTATGATTTAGATATTACTAACATTAATACGATTCATATTTTTCTAACTTTAGAAAAGTTTCAAGAGATAGATACAAAACCTATTATTGATTATTTTAGAAATCAAAATAAAAAAATAGTAGTTTCTAAAAGTAATTTTACAAACAATACGTTAACTCATTTTTATCTTGAAAAAGACACTCAAATAGAACTCAACAAATACGGAATTCCAGAACCTAAAAATGCAAAACCAGTTTCAGAAACAGCATTAGATTTGGTTTTTGTACCGCTTTTAATTTCTGATATACAAAATTATAGAATTGGTTATGGAAAAGGTTTTTACGATCGTTTTTTAACCAATTGTAGAAAAGATGTAAAAAAAATCGGTCTAAATTTCTTTAAACCGATTTCTAAAATCGAAGATCTTAATGCCTTTGATATTGCTTTGGATCAGGTTTTTTATCCAAAAGAATCTAATTAA
- a CDS encoding endonuclease/exonuclease/phosphatase family protein codes for MKRFFKFIFRFFLLLIIACVVFFFWASSSTLKESEYEKLTEINVDYQTENDSVFSIVTYNIGYLSGMTNNLPVAKPKSLFDANLQKVLSEIKRINPDIIAFQEIDYDASRSYNINQEEEIANLGYGFRAKAVNWDKRYLPFPYWPISMHFGKVVSGQSVISKYPLKDQQRFVLQRVADAPFHRNAFYLERLAQIVKVTLNKREVVLINVHLEAFDKGTRVKQFDEVLKLFNQYKEKYPTILLGDFNSEARDKDAIIQKMFALKDVGNAAFNKSAIENTFNSKAPFKRIDYIFYTKNSIEYISGKVLNEFEQASDHLPVFMEFKLKD; via the coding sequence ATGAAACGTTTCTTTAAATTTATTTTTCGTTTTTTTTTATTATTGATAATAGCCTGTGTAGTTTTCTTTTTTTGGGCTTCATCATCTACATTAAAGGAAAGTGAATATGAAAAGTTAACTGAAATAAATGTAGATTATCAAACAGAAAATGATTCCGTTTTTAGTATTGTAACGTATAATATTGGGTATTTAAGCGGAATGACAAATAATTTGCCAGTTGCAAAACCCAAGTCTCTTTTTGATGCTAATTTGCAAAAAGTTTTATCAGAAATAAAAAGGATAAACCCAGATATTATTGCTTTTCAAGAAATAGATTATGATGCTTCTCGTTCTTATAATATAAATCAAGAAGAAGAAATAGCCAATTTGGGGTATGGTTTTAGAGCAAAGGCTGTTAATTGGGATAAACGTTATTTACCTTTTCCATATTGGCCCATTTCTATGCATTTTGGTAAAGTAGTTTCTGGACAATCTGTTATTAGTAAATATCCTTTAAAAGATCAACAGAGATTTGTTTTACAAAGAGTTGCAGATGCACCATTTCATAGAAATGCTTTTTATTTAGAGCGTTTGGCGCAAATTGTAAAAGTTACTTTAAACAAACGAGAAGTAGTTTTAATAAATGTTCATTTAGAGGCTTTTGATAAAGGTACTAGAGTTAAACAATTTGATGAGGTTTTAAAATTATTCAATCAATATAAAGAGAAATATCCTACAATTTTATTGGGCGATTTTAATTCTGAAGCCAGAGATAAAGATGCAATTATTCAAAAAATGTTTGCATTAAAAGATGTTGGTAATGCTGCTTTTAACAAATCTGCAATAGAAAACACCTTCAATTCTAAAGCACCTTTTAAAAGAATCGATTATATTTTTTACACTAAAAACTCAATAGAATATATTTCAGGAAAAGTGTTAAATGAATTTGAGCAAGCTTCAGATCATTTGCCTGTTTTTATGGAGTTTAAATTGAAGGATTAA
- a CDS encoding mechanosensitive ion channel family protein has protein sequence MKKLLVLIYFLSFLVNAQEIVKVDLSSPKSTVYTHIYFLQNDSYEPKKAAKTILGLPEKKAIEKAIKIKKVLDGKGLFIDFNRLPTNANYKDTLDYNSKERYVLFPQRMPSIYVEKVENSWYYSSETVASIDRIYKEVFPWYVNKFQDFIPNSGYTKVLGVELWQFAAVIIMFILAILIFIIFKKITYTILQKLQHYITKSNSSLAINTVLKKLAHPISLLVAVKFIDNIFPSLQFSLTVNKWVFLAINIAETVFWIYVFLKLVKVIMKIYEEFTSKTDNRLDDQLVPILNNLLTGVVLIFGFFKVLQLFGVDTTTILAGATIGGLAFALASQDTVKNFIGTVAIFLDKPFHIDDWISAGEVTGTVEEVGFRSTRVRAADTTVYQIPNSKLAEMVINNSGLRLYRRYNTNLGLRYDTPPELIEAFVNGVRIIIKEHPETKSDSYNVEFTGFGDSALLVMMNVYFKSLAWGTEQSSKHRLHMAILKLAAELGVEFAFPSTTVTIEQFPDKSNLSPKYNTDKEKIKKSLDKVLENFRNDTPPENTPES, from the coding sequence ATGAAAAAACTACTTGTTTTAATATATTTTTTATCCTTTTTAGTAAATGCGCAAGAGATTGTAAAAGTAGATTTAAGTAGTCCAAAATCAACAGTTTATACGCATATATATTTTTTGCAAAACGATTCTTATGAGCCAAAAAAAGCCGCAAAAACTATCTTAGGTTTACCCGAAAAAAAAGCAATAGAAAAAGCAATAAAAATTAAAAAAGTTTTAGATGGTAAGGGTTTATTTATCGATTTTAATAGACTACCAACAAACGCTAATTATAAAGATACTTTAGATTATAACTCAAAAGAAAGGTATGTTTTGTTTCCCCAAAGAATGCCAAGTATCTATGTAGAAAAGGTAGAAAATAGTTGGTATTATTCTTCAGAAACTGTAGCAAGTATAGATAGAATTTACAAAGAAGTTTTTCCTTGGTATGTAAATAAATTTCAAGATTTTATTCCCAATTCTGGTTATACTAAAGTATTAGGTGTAGAACTATGGCAGTTTGCAGCGGTAATTATTATGTTCATTTTAGCTATTTTAATCTTTATAATTTTTAAGAAGATTACTTATACTATTTTACAAAAACTACAACATTATATAACCAAAAGTAATTCTAGTTTAGCCATAAATACTGTATTAAAAAAATTAGCACATCCTATAAGTTTGTTAGTTGCTGTAAAATTTATTGATAACATTTTCCCGTCTTTACAATTTTCTTTAACTGTAAATAAATGGGTGTTTTTAGCTATAAATATTGCAGAAACAGTATTTTGGATTTACGTTTTCTTAAAACTGGTTAAGGTTATTATGAAAATTTATGAAGAGTTTACCTCAAAAACAGACAATAGATTAGATGATCAATTAGTGCCAATTTTAAATAATTTACTAACAGGCGTTGTTTTAATTTTTGGTTTCTTTAAAGTCTTACAATTATTTGGTGTAGATACAACAACCATTTTAGCAGGTGCCACTATTGGTGGTTTGGCTTTTGCGTTAGCATCTCAAGACACTGTAAAAAACTTTATAGGTACTGTGGCCATATTTTTAGATAAACCTTTTCATATTGATGATTGGATTTCTGCAGGAGAAGTTACAGGTACTGTAGAAGAAGTTGGTTTTAGATCAACAAGAGTAAGAGCAGCAGACACCACAGTTTATCAAATACCAAATAGCAAATTAGCAGAAATGGTAATTAATAATAGTGGTTTACGTTTGTATAGACGTTACAACACAAATTTAGGTTTGCGTTATGACACACCACCAGAATTAATTGAGGCTTTTGTAAACGGAGTTCGTATTATTATTAAAGAACATCCAGAAACAAAATCTGATTCTTATAATGTTGAGTTTACTGGTTTTGGAGATTCTGCTTTATTAGTAATGATGAATGTGTATTTTAAAAGTTTAGCTTGGGGTACAGAACAATCTTCTAAACACAGATTGCACATGGCTATATTAAAATTAGCTGCAGAATTGGGTGTTGAATTTGCTTTTCCTTCTACAACTGTTACTATAGAGCAATTTCCAGATAAAAGTAATTTGTCTCCAAAATACAACACAGATAAAGAAAAAATAAAAAAGTCTTTAGATAAAGTTTTGGAGAATTTTAGAAATGATACTCCTCCAGAAAATACGCCAGAAAGCTAA
- a CDS encoding branched-chain amino acid aminotransferase, with amino-acid sequence MTSSIEIQRVKSSKIASVDFDNLPFGSVYSDHMLTCDFVNGKWQEPKIVPFAPITLDPSAKIFHYGQSIFEGMKAYKDTDENVMLFRPLENCKRLNKSAERLVIPQIPEDIFMDGLKALLEVDSDWIPTNDGSSLYIRPFMFASGTGFHASPADAYKFIICSAPSGPYFAGKVKVLIEEKYARAANGGVGYAKAGGNYAAQFYPTQLAIDKGYNQVIWTDDNSHQFIEEAGAMNIFVRINDTLITSPTSDRILDGITRKSILQIAEDNGIDTEIRKISVGEVVEAAKDGSLKEMFGAGTAAVISPISGFGYNDNDFDLPELENPYAAQLKKLITDIQTNKSEDPYGWRVML; translated from the coding sequence ATGACATCAAGTATAGAAATTCAACGTGTTAAAAGTTCGAAGATAGCTTCTGTAGATTTTGATAATTTACCTTTTGGAAGTGTATATTCTGATCATATGTTAACTTGCGATTTTGTAAATGGCAAATGGCAAGAACCTAAAATTGTGCCTTTTGCACCAATTACTTTAGATCCTTCTGCAAAGATTTTTCATTATGGACAGTCTATTTTTGAAGGTATGAAAGCCTATAAAGATACTGATGAAAATGTGATGCTTTTTAGACCTTTAGAGAACTGTAAGCGTTTAAATAAATCTGCTGAGCGTTTAGTAATTCCGCAAATTCCTGAAGATATTTTTATGGACGGATTAAAAGCGTTATTAGAAGTTGATAGTGATTGGATACCAACAAACGACGGAAGTTCTTTATACATAAGACCTTTTATGTTTGCATCTGGAACTGGTTTTCATGCATCGCCTGCAGACGCTTATAAATTTATTATTTGTTCTGCACCTTCTGGACCTTATTTTGCTGGAAAAGTAAAAGTTTTAATTGAAGAAAAATATGCACGTGCTGCAAATGGTGGCGTTGGTTATGCAAAAGCTGGAGGTAATTATGCTGCGCAATTTTACCCAACACAATTGGCAATCGATAAAGGTTACAATCAAGTAATTTGGACAGATGATAACTCGCACCAATTTATAGAAGAAGCTGGTGCTATGAATATTTTTGTAAGAATTAACGATACTTTAATTACCAGCCCAACAAGTGATAGAATTCTTGATGGAATTACACGTAAAAGTATTTTACAGATTGCAGAAGATAATGGTATAGATACCGAAATTAGAAAAATTTCTGTTGGTGAAGTTGTAGAAGCTGCTAAAGACGGAAGTTTAAAAGAAATGTTTGGTGCAGGAACTGCTGCTGTAATATCGCCAATTTCTGGTTTTGGTTACAATGATAATGATTTTGATTTACCCGAATTAGAAAACCCTTATGCTGCTCAATTAAAGAAATTAATTACAGACATACAAACGAATAAATCTGAAGACCCTTATGGTTGGAGAGTTATGCTTTAA
- a CDS encoding MmcQ/YjbR family DNA-binding protein encodes MHIVQLRDFCMAKKGVTEHFPFDDVTLVFKVMNKMFALVGLNHWENGEQKINLKCNPDKSEELRSVYEGIYPGFHMNKKHWNTIKINTADVSDDLVFKLINHSYDLVVQGLTKKAKTELANL; translated from the coding sequence ATGCATATCGTACAATTAAGAGATTTTTGTATGGCCAAAAAAGGCGTAACAGAACATTTTCCTTTTGATGATGTTACGCTTGTTTTTAAAGTGATGAATAAAATGTTTGCATTGGTTGGTTTAAACCATTGGGAAAATGGAGAACAGAAAATCAATTTAAAATGTAATCCTGATAAATCAGAAGAATTACGTTCGGTTTACGAAGGTATTTACCCAGGTTTTCATATGAACAAAAAACATTGGAATACTATAAAAATTAATACAGCTGATGTTTCTGATGATTTGGTTTTTAAATTAATCAATCATTCTTATGATTTGGTTGTACAGGGTTTAACTAAAAAAGCGAAAACGGAATTAGCGAATTTGTAA
- the hemW gene encoding radical SAM family heme chaperone HemW: MAGIYIHIPFCKQACYYCDFHFSTSLKKKNELISCLIKEIEIRKEELGNAIIETIYFGGGTPSLLSTKEIELLVNAVYQNHNVVENPEITLEANPDDLSEEKIIELSKSPINRLSIGVQSFFEKDLKLMNRAHNANEAKKCLQIANQYFNNISVDLIYGIPDCTNEQWQENIATVLAFNIPHISSYALTVEEKTPLASFIKKGIIKNVDDEKAQEQFNILIDELDKANFVHYETSNFGKEGFFSKNNSAYWLGKPYLGIGPSAHSFSGNQRSWNVRNNSKYIKTVHKNELPIEREILSKTDRYNEYIMTGLRTIWGVSLSKIKNDFGAHFVEYLENQSKKYIQQELLYLENQILKTTKKGKFLSDGIASDLFMLH, from the coding sequence TTGGCAGGAATCTACATTCACATACCATTTTGCAAACAAGCTTGTTACTATTGCGACTTTCATTTTTCTACCTCATTAAAAAAGAAAAATGAGTTAATTTCTTGTTTAATTAAAGAGATTGAAATCAGAAAAGAAGAACTAGGTAATGCAATTATAGAAACCATTTATTTTGGTGGTGGAACTCCGAGTTTGTTATCAACTAAAGAAATTGAATTGTTGGTAAACGCTGTTTATCAAAATCATAATGTTGTAGAAAATCCAGAGATTACGCTAGAAGCTAATCCAGATGATTTATCCGAAGAAAAAATAATTGAGCTATCAAAATCACCAATAAATAGATTAAGTATTGGTGTACAATCTTTTTTTGAAAAGGATTTAAAGTTAATGAATAGAGCTCATAATGCCAATGAAGCAAAAAAATGTTTGCAAATTGCAAATCAATATTTTAACAATATTTCTGTAGATTTAATTTACGGAATTCCAGATTGTACAAATGAGCAGTGGCAAGAAAATATAGCAACTGTTTTGGCTTTTAATATTCCACATATTTCTAGTTATGCTTTAACTGTCGAAGAAAAAACGCCTTTAGCAAGTTTTATTAAAAAAGGAATTATTAAAAATGTAGATGATGAAAAAGCCCAAGAACAATTTAATATCTTAATTGATGAATTAGACAAAGCAAATTTTGTACATTATGAAACATCAAATTTTGGTAAAGAAGGCTTTTTTAGTAAGAATAATTCTGCTTATTGGTTGGGTAAACCTTATTTAGGTATTGGTCCATCAGCACATTCTTTTAGCGGAAATCAACGTAGTTGGAATGTTAGAAATAACTCGAAATATATTAAAACAGTTCATAAAAACGAATTGCCAATAGAAAGAGAAATTTTGTCTAAAACTGACAGATATAATGAATATATTATGACTGGATTAAGAACAATTTGGGGAGTTTCTTTATCAAAAATAAAAAATGATTTTGGTGCTCATTTTGTTGAGTATTTAGAAAATCAATCAAAAAAATATATACAGCAAGAATTATTGTATCTTGAAAACCAAATTTTAAAAACCACAAAAAAAGGCAAGTTTTTATCAGACGGAATTGCATCTGATTTATTTATGCTGCATTAA